In Gossypium hirsutum isolate 1008001.06 chromosome A10, Gossypium_hirsutum_v2.1, whole genome shotgun sequence, the DNA window taaaaagcaaAACCAAACCGGCCTTGAATCACAGGTAAGAAAAATATCAACTTGTTTGTACTAAATTAAGCTATCAAGCTCAAGCCTCGAGCATGCATGCCCCTCTTCTTATTTTGACTCTTATAAGCTTATAGTAAATCAACACTATATAAACATCATTTAATAGGTGCTTAAAGTACGTGAGATATATGTAATTCTTTGAAATATAGGAAAACTTTCAACACAAATTATGTTTTAACCaattcattaaaactcatttTGTAACATTTAATTCAGATGATCAATGCTCTTATAGTGTTGCTCATGTTCTTCCATTTAGTTTGTTAAACAAACATATAAATGAATGAAAATCAAACCGTTCATCGAAGGTTTGGTTCATTTACAGCCTCAACTAGACTATATACAATCATATATTATAGATGGGATGAAATTTTCGTCTTTGTCAAAAATCTCAAGTTCAATCACCTTGCTGGTATTTTTCCTAATATAACAAGAAATAAATTAATTACCAATCTATAAACTACATGTATACCTTTCTTCTATTCATAAATGACATTTTACcgttctcccttttttttctagtgattaaattttaattttgatctctCTATTGTaactaaatttatgatttaatatctaaatgttaatttttaacgtaatttagtctctatatttttatgattttattaatgaGTCCagatagttaatattgttaacttttttattaaaatattaggtGATTAGATAtaatttgaatgttttaaaagTCTTAGAAATTGACGAGTggcttttcattttatttgattttgtcttttttttttacatgataagataatagttaaatttcaattttggctCCTATGTTGAAACTTAAATAATGACATTAGTTAATCTACacagttaatattgttaattatttcaatCAAATGTGGACgccatttttcttaaaaacattaCAACAAAAAAGTTTTTTTATCATGACAAGTGTTTTTAAGAAAAGAtcttaatcaatattttcaaaattatttttttgttacattattatcaagtgaatatatatatattaatttcaaaatgtaattacagtaaatttaatagaagaattttaatacAGATAACAATTgcactttttaaatttaaaaagttatgggattaaatttcagaaaataaaagtaaggattaaatttcaaatgtacaaaGTGTATACTTAAAGTACATTTTAACATTCAAATTTTTACCCTATAATTTtacacaaataaataattaattcaatgtAAAACGTGCaatcatagtataatataatttttaagttaattatcgAAATTGCATAATTTTTGTTGGAGAGAGAAGTCGAAGTATTTTACTAAAAAAGGCTCATTTCCAATATTATTTACGGAAATGAGCCACTTAAAACATTATTTACCAAAACGGGCCAAAAAGCACAAAACGCTTCCATGTATGCGCGTTTTAAgggaaaattatagaaaaaagcTCCCTCGAGGAAGCGATTTTCCATGTCAGCAAAAGCGCGTTGACGTAAAAGTGTTTTTCCTGACATGGCAAAAGTGCTGACGAGAGGGAGCTTTTTTTCCTGTGTTTTTTCTAGGGTTTTTTGGGATATTTGTAtgttagtgtttagggtttttgaacaaataaattagggtttagggtttagggtttaagatttattatttattttttcaaaaaccctaaaccttaatttatttttctaaaaaccctaaaccctaacataCAAATATCTCAAAAAAATCCTAGAAAAAACACGGGCAAAAAAGCTCCCTCGAGGGAGCTTTTTCTGCAATTTCCCCTCAAAACGCGCCTACATGGAAGTATTTTGTGTTTTTTGGCCGATTCcaataaataatgttttaaatggCCCAATTCCGTAAATAATGTTGGAAATGGGCcttttttagtaaaatattaaagaaatCGGCTTCTTGAAAATCAATCTTCAGTTTTTAATCTTTCATGTAGAATCATTTTACAAGTCAATCAATTGTACACACCAATTAAATCAGGTCTAGAAATGAACAAGAAGGTCAGTTTCTCCATAAACCCATTTGCACTTTTTTTTCCTTGCCCTATGCAATCTTATAGTAAAACTTTTATTTAGAAGAATATTGTGGGGTGTGCTTCGCATTTATTGGACACGTTGTAGGTATTTTGGACGAGCAATCGAAGAAGGGCCAAAATAGGTTCGACATCGGGACGAGGAGGTCGCTGCTGCGACAACATCATATGAGGAAAGCCAGCACATCACGACGTCATGACGATTCCTGATTTTATGCAGCCACGTTTTGTACAGCTTAATAGAACTTTTTCTCCTAGCTGGACTTTAATTACTTTAGGGtttttttggttgttttagcCCTTAGTATTGAGCCTATTTAAAGGGCTTTTGTAACCATGATTTAGACTTGCCAATCAACAAGGGATTTTCTTGAAGAGCGACAAGATGTAATCGCATATGAGTTTTTGTGAGAGTTTGTGGTAactatggagagaattttgttcctAAGTTAGGACTTTGTATTTGAGGTTTGGGTTTGTACATTGAGTACATATAGATTTATTTTCTCCCTATTGTAGtctcgtttgtttactcatttagtgaaaagtcgaAGACtcctttgcccatggtttttatcctctttgaaagagttttccatgtaaaaatttgtgtgctcaattttctttttctctttttttgttcTTGTTCGTTGTTTATACATGTTGAAACCCTAAATCCCCAACAAATAaggataatatatttttttcctcACAATCGTTCATTTTGGTATTTGTATTTTTTCCATTTGGTCTTTGAATTTGGATTCTAACAAGATTTGATTATATGACCAGTATTACTAGAACAAAATCAAATCGGATAGACCTGTTGACTTGAAAATTACTTGAAAttggtaaaaattaaaaatcgagacaaaattcaacagttaaatagattgaaccaattaaatattttttctggattttatgaatttttaaatatttaattaattattattggtCTAATGGTCAAACTGATTGAATTGAGAACCAATGAACTAACTTGTTAAATTATTGATCCTACTATTAaaatactaaatgtaacactctgaGATTATACCACATTATTACCtggaaatttatataaatttttaaatttttaaatttttaagtgatgATGTAACACATTCTCAAAGTGTCACATAatcaaacttttacattttttaaatttaaaaccaaatagatctaattatcaaatttaagcgccaaaagagaaaaaaaaagtataagtaTCAAAATGAACCTAATTGTTaagttaaatgaccaaaaattatattatccctaaCAAATAAAACTgaagatttattaaaatatttaacttaattaatttaaatagctataaatattttattttaatatagttatatttttaaatcttgaaaataaatgaacaaagtctaattttataatattttttgaaatatttgtcATAATGTTGAGATTTGGTTTCTAATAacttaaattaaacatttaattaaatctCAACCCTCAAATCAAGTATGAATCTTAAGTATACCGTAAGGCATGAATACAGTTGAGACAATCATAGCATAGCAAATGAGATAAAGTAATAAAAGGTCGTCGAGTCTGATCTTTATCTATGGAAAATACTTGTAATTCCAAATTCTTAGGTACATGAGTTTTATTACATGCAATTCAATGTCAAAGTTGGCAACCCAACACCACCTATATCAAGGACAGATTAAATGGTTCCTTCACCATTTTGAGTCAACAAGGCTGAGAATTGATCATCTGATTTTTTTAACCCTGAACTTAGCTCCGTTGGTTCATACAATATCCGTAAACTCTTCTTCCTTAATATCACTTTTGTATCAAAACAAAAGGATTTTCAGATATGCAGCAAAGTCACCAATATTAAAATTTGCAAATGAGAAGAGAAGGCATTTGATAAGTAATTCCTATATAATAATGATTTAGTATATTTCATCCATTACAAGTCCCTCTAAACGGGTCACCAGATCATTTGTGCAACAGATATGCATTTTCAATTGTTTGATTTCCAATTTTAAAGCCTCTACCTCTTTCCTCAGTTCTTTATTTTCAACTTCCAgtatctggtttctcttcatcaattcATCTTCCTGAAGAACAAACATCATATATCCATGTTCATTTAAACCAACTAcggaacaaataaataaataatttagagaTAGGAGGAAAACTTACTTTGCCACTCATAAATTTATCTGCCTTATGGGACTGTGATGATAGCTCTCCACACTCCATGTGTGATTTGGAAACACATGGCATCGATGGAAAAGCCATGGCCTCTCTTTGCACTTCTGTTAAATGTTGCCATGTTGTTGACTGATTCAAATTAACCTCTTGTCCATTTAGTACTTCTACTTTACTGGTACTACTCTCCCCTGATTCTATATGAAGTCCAACAACCTTTAACATATAATAGCTTCTAGTAAGTGTTCAAGTACACAATTAAGAAAGGAAGTCGCACCAATCAGTCCATCACACTATTTGGAGACATAAATATAGTGCGAGAGAAGATGATAACCCACTCACATTGGAATTAGTCAGTTTCTCTGAGTTCTGGTACCTAGATGATAGTTCCACAAACTCATCACTTAACTCGGAAGCACGTGTTGTTGATTGGAAGTCCATGGTCTCTGTTTCCACTTCCCGTACATGTTGAGATGCTGTCGGCTGCTCTTGTTCCTTTTGAACTTGTACTTTACTGGTATTAATCACATCGGATTCCAGTTGAAGAAGACCAACAACCTTTAACGGTAAAGAACTGCACTATCAACTAACTGTTTAAGCGTTTAAGCGCAACTAAGCAAGAAACTCATAACAATAAATGAACTGCACTATTTGGGGAAATAGGAGGTAAAACTTACCTGGCTAGAAGTCAATTGCTGCAAGTTCTGGCACTCTGATGGTATCTCCATGCAGTCCTCGTCTGCTACCGAAGCATCTGAAGTTGAAGGAAACCTCATTGTTTGCACTTCTGGTAAACTTTGTGGCACTGTTGACCGCTTCAAATTGATCACTTTTCCCCCTTGGACTTTACAGGAATTATGCTCGAGTGATTCTACTTCAAGTCCAGTAACCTTTAACAACAAGAAAAGGATATTAGAACTTGATAATTGTTTGAGGATTTCAGAAAAAGAACGACTAAGCAAGGAACTCACACCAATAGTTGAACTGGCATCTGAGGAGTTGTCTATACTGGAACTCTCAACCTCCAATAACTCGTTGATAACATCAAATTGTAACTCCTCAGAAGTTGGTTGAAGATGCCACGTTATctgttataaatatttaaaattagcataaaaatgttagaaaacaGGTAAAATACATACATGGTTAAGTTTTGCACCTGACAATCCTGCATTTCCCGGAATTTTGCAGCAAACCATTGTCTCTGA includes these proteins:
- the LOC107896816 gene encoding uncharacterized protein, translating into MRRSTRRSSIGIGLGAEERHNSKPTGSFSTRFSLSSFVKRVEKLTDDQRTAIKKVGFGNLLLIPNQMLSKSLLVELMDRWNSEECGFMLLPGIVKITLMDVALILGIHVIGDPILLREDEAFSELETDYGAALWKRKMTVASLESRLDSLGQVVNEDFVRTFMLFTFGTILFPNANGKVDSRYLSFLKNLDDISRFAWGAAVLEDIFMWLNKRKESNVQYVGGCLILLQVWCYEHIDLARPELMECQSMFPRACRWESSKSHQRQWFAAKFREMQDCQITWHLQPTSEELQFDVINELLEVESSSIDNSSDASSTIGVTGLEVESLEHNSCKVQGGKVINLKRSTVPQSLPEVQTMRFPSTSDASVADEDCMEIPSECQNLQQLTSSQVVGLLQLESDVINTSKVQVQKEQEQPTASQHVREVETETMDFQSTTRASELSDEFVELSSRYQNSEKLTNSNVVGLHIESGESSTSKVEVLNGQEVNLNQSTTWQHLTEVQREAMAFPSMPCVSKSHMECGELSSQSHKADKFMSGKEDELMKRNQILEVENKELRKEVEALKLEIKQLKMHICCTNDLVTRLEGLVMDEIY